The sequence below is a genomic window from Bombus fervidus isolate BK054 chromosome 2, iyBomFerv1, whole genome shotgun sequence.
ttgaaataaataatttgtttaacgaaaaattaagctacattttgtaatataacGAACAAATGCATCAAGGGTCTGAAAACGAATGCATTTGTAGCTCGTTGGATGTTGCGTTTAACAACAGAATGCGTTGTGTAGAAATTTTACCGGAAAgtcaagaaaaatgaaatttacaaatacGATGCGTTTGCTTTGTTGCCTTAAATGTGCAGATGCAAAGCAAAAgctataaaagaaacaaaatgtcATTATCCAGACTGCAATGTTATCTTATAGGTTCATGCTATGATGTTTTGAAATGCATTATATAAAGgctaattatttaaaaagaaattacatatGAAAAAGTTAAAATGTGGATATAAGGTGTATGAAGATCacagaaaaacgaaaataagtaattttaaaatacaataatcaATTTCATGTTAAATACATTGTACTTTCATTAGATTGTGGGATTTCCTTTCCAATTATCTTAGCTATCAAGAGGCATAAAAGtcatgaaattaataaaaataatttcatcatATTCTTTCCGCGCACactttatatatttccatGTTGCTTATGCTAGATGCAAATAATACAGATAGTGAAACAGTGGAAAATTTTTCcctatatttctatatttcatcaataataattatagtatAGATAGTATAGATAGTAAATAAGATTAATGATTAGTTACTTATTGCGAAAAATTTAATGtcggatgaaaataaaaatcgcgCGATGTTGATACTGTAAATACTACTGATCTATAAATGTTACACTGATAATCAATAAGGCACTAATCTCTGCAAGTGCTGAGACACAGGTGCACGTATAATGAAATCTTATCATTCTCTCAGGTATCTCGATATctccatttatttatttgaatacgTTCCAGTATATATAAAGAAGCCTAGCCGACAGAAAATTCACGAGGTACTACAGTCTTCCCACGAAGCTACGGTGAGTTCACACATCgtggtaaaataaaatttcatattataattactTTTGCTATGAAAACTATTAAATACCTGTTGTCTAAATGAGTTTCTCAATaagtttgttttatatttattggcttctgagcaattttattttcaaacattGCGAAtgagtaaattaaatttcgtcaTTGGGAAAATTTCTCCAAAACTCATCGAAACtgtttaaaagaaacaaattttaacaCGATCAATTAATCCGACCTCATTAAATGCGTTAACGTTTCGTCTTGATTTATACCATCGAAGATGCTTCCATTTTCATTGTGTTTCATTTACTATTGAATTAACTATGTATCATCCGTTTTGCAGATGAAGGTCCCAGTGGTACTGTTCACGGCGATATTTGCGTTCGCAACTGTGAACTCTCATTATCTCCCAGATTTCGGCAAGGGACCGCTCCATGAAGATATACAATACTTCCTGGACTTGATCCCGATGGACAAGGTTGCTTCTGTTGTCCTAGAATATGCCGCTGAAGATTCCGAATTCCAAGAGCTACTTCAATACTTCAGCACATCACAGTTCAAGACAATGGTCTCGGAAATCGAGAGTCTTTACGAGTTCCATAAGTTCGCCGACTATCTAGAAAGAAACGGTGTCTACATTTACGCCGAgctgaataaattaaacaaaataattggCATTCCACCGTTCCAGCAGTTTAGCAAAACAAAAATCACTGGTGGAGTGAAAGGTTTGTTCGAAGACGTGAAGCAACTGATCTCTTATGACTTGATCATCCGTGGTTACGTATACAAGATGAGAacatccgacgcttggcgcgATTTCATAGCCCAACTGAAGTCAGAGGATAACCAGAAATTTGTGGATGCCCTCTACGAAAACAGAAATTACCTCAGCTTCCGTGCAATGCTGGTGAAAAAAGGAATTGACATAGTTTTAATCGAAGACATCATCTACACCGTTCTTGGTATTGAATTCCCAATCTTCGAAATGCCTAAATCGGAGACCTTCGCTTCTGACGAACTGTCCAAAGACATTCATGACTTCCTGAACCTGGTGGACGAGAACAAAATAATGAACATCGTTATGTCCTACCTGGAAGACGACGAAGTGCAGAGAGCAATCGAATACATGTACAGCGAAGCATTCCACGATTTGGTCCGCAAGGTCGAAGCTATGCCAGAATATCAGAATTTGGTGAAGTACATGGAAGACTCTGGCTTGGACATGACAAAGGTGATCAGCAAAATCCACAAATTGTTCGGTATGGAAGATTACGTACCACCCATGGAATTGTCATCGATGAACACATTGTCAAACCTTGGTGGATTGAAAGCTCTGTTCAACGCTGTAGAGAATGCGCTCCCTTTGGACAAATTCACGGCCATGTACAATGAAAAGATGCAGACCTCCCCTGCTTTCCAGAACTTCATGCAAAGACTGCACTCCGACGAATTCCAGAGAATCGTCAACACAGTTTACCAATCACCAATCTTCCTGGAAATGAGACAGAAGGTCATCAACGACGGAGTGGACCTTGTCCCTATCAGGGATTTCATCGAAAAGGTACTTGGCATTCATCTTCCCAGAGTCAACTTCCGTGCCACGTTGCGAGCGGAAACCTTCGCCTCTGATGAACTCTCCAAAGACATTCATGACTTCCTGAACCTGGTTGACGAGAACAAAATAATGAACATCGTTATGTCCTACCTGGAAGACGACGAAGTGCAGAGAGCAATCGAATACATGTACAGCGAAGCATTCCACGATTTGGTCCGCAAGGTCGAAGCTATGCCAGAATATCAGGATTTAGTCAAGTACATGGAAGACTCTGGCTTGGACATGACAAAGGTGATCAGCAAAATCCACAAATTGTTCGGTATGGAAGACTACGTACCACCCATGGAATTGTCATCGATGAATACATTGTCAAACCTTGGTGGATTGAAAGCTCTGTTCAACGCTGTAGAGAATGCGCTCCCTTTGGACAAATTCACGGCCATGTACAATGAAAAGATGCAGACCTCTCCTGCTTTCCAGAACTTCATGCAAAGACTGCACTCCAATGAATTCCAGAGAATTGTCAATACAGTCTACCAATCACCAATCTTCCTGGAAATGAGACAGAAGGTCATAAACGACGGAGTAGACCTTGTCCCTATCAGGGATTTCATCGAAAAGGTGCTTGGTATTCATCTTCCCAGAGTCAACTTCTTGGTATTTCAACTTCTAAAAGGAATCTATCACTGAATAATGCTTGACCTTCTGAAACTCGATTTTTTTGTGGCTAATTTAGAATTTAACAAATTGTAGTcatttaatttccattaaatCTCGAAAACTTACTGTGTGATAtgttcatttttctgttctgaAGCAAAAATTCATCAACTTATAGAGCAACATATACTATACGTATATTAGTTTGAACATATTTCAAAGATTTCGCTTAATCTTGGCAAAAACAAAATTAGGTTAGGATTTATGTCTGGTAGAGTACTACCCTTACTGCttgcattattttattttctctgcttgtttatttcttattcttcATATTGTTAGGCCACTTCAATTTTACTAAATTGTGTCTGTTTCTCTTCGTGCAAATCATCTTTATTCGTATCTTCTCTATCGCGTTCAGCCACATCTatcatcttttctttttggaattttcttttctccctttttctccCAATCGTTGTTCGCCTTCCATTCCTCAAGCTTCGTGGATTCAAGTGTCATTTCCCTTCTTTCTCACTCGTCCCTCTTATGACTTCCTGCTTCATTCTAACGCGCCAATGGCAAGTTCCAAGGCTTATTAAAttgtaacaattttaattagagAAGTAGCGTGCACCAGCTTGTTCCTCCCCTTGTTCGTCTTTCTGTTAGTTCTCACCAGAGAAGGACAGAGTGAAAGGGTGGCTGAACCCCGCGGCAACCGAGAAGACGCGTCGGTTAAGACACCCCTTACTTTCCTTTTAAAAGTTAGCGCCACGTGCTCGAACACGGTCctcttttatttatcgaatagCTACCGTTGCTACTTGAGGCCATTCGCTGCACCCGGTGCCCTTTTGCTTTTCTGTTTAATCAGCAAAACACAGCGTTAACGAATAACTATTTTCGACGAAGGATGAAATTAATCATTATTTGATAAATCGATCTTCAAATTGCTAAGACAGGTAGTTAATGATGGAACGCGATTTTTTGGGATTAATCCAGAGTCTCGGAAAAAATAGTGATATGAGCGAGAGAATTATTAGAGTGAAATTAATGTTCCGATGTAAAAATTTCTATGGTGCTtcatattaaaacattttagtGGCCTTTGGGAAAGAAGCACTTATATGTATAAGTGTATCTATCTATTGAATCGTTCTGAATAAAGAGGTGAGGATTTTAATGATACAAAAATGGTGCGTTATTCTACTTATTTTAAGGAAATATACTACTTTAGTGAGATAAGCTATTTAACGAACAAGAAAGTggtgtttcatttttattgaaatgtgCATAAGAAAATTTGTGACATGCATAAGCCATTTTTGATGTGATGAATGCTTGGAGATCTATCTTTGAAAAACTAATTCTTACTTAATGTTACGATAAGTATACTAGTCAAGCtctttaaaatagaaattaaattcttttttcatgTTTTAGCATTTTTTCAACTAAATAATATTGCACAATGCTACGTAGCTTCGCCATTTCCATTTAAACCGATGTTGATTCGgtacttaaaaatataatcggCAATTTTTATATCGGAGGTAATCTTGTAGCTTTGTCTGAATTATCGAAGAACATTATTACCGATTTACTAGATTGTCTACTTATCTGTTTCGACAATTTACACTCTGCTATACCTACACATTAGTTAAGTGTTTAATAAGttatcattaaatatatgatatgTACGGTTTCTTACGTTTGTCGGTAATTatccattaatttattaaagagaTACATGCAAAGTAGGTAtgattaatgaaaatgtatatttcgaaataatatacatatatatatatatatataagtgtatgttgttttaaataactaataattcacatctaataattaatttaacggTGACGAAGAACCAGAAACTAAATATATTCTGTCATTATTAACTTCGGTTCGAATTTACGTTCAACGTTAATTTGGTATTCAATCTATGTTTTCGCACAGTTGGCTGGTACTGTACAATAGCGATGTTTACATTGATTGTCACGTCCGATTTGCAAAGTTTTACTACCGTAATGAGATCGTAATTCATAAGCGTCGACATAGAGGACGCCACATAAATGTTTATAACAGCAGTCTGACAATTAGGTGATGATTTCTtatcattttcaaaaaaatgaCTGCATTAATTGCGTCGATTTAAAGTAGGTATATCATAGATCTCATTCAgcaattaacattttatttgccttaaatttcacataaagctataatcgatataatataattaattatgatatccattaattttgcaaatttttaaagCATTAACTTCGTTCAAGCTAGAGCGTATAAACGATACGATGCCTTCAGTTTTTCAATTATcttgattatatttttaaaaaataattatccattaaaaattatgagttttacttttcgttatgaaaacattttgtgatataatattaacacgtaacaataacaaaaatgtgttttacattacattccatatatttcatgtatgatacaatataaaatacagataataaataatagatactAGATAATAGATAGATgatagataatataaaataaaaatatttcatattttacaatcCATATTACATTCAAACGTTCTCTTGATTCTGACTgtaaaaaagtgaaaaatatttaatcgaacaatttttccattgATAAGTAACATTAGAAAGcttataatttctaaaaatatcgaCATACATGCATCGATAAAATAGCAGTCACTTTTTATTACTCTTGCTACTTGTTATTTTTTACACTACTCGTCCTAAAATTGAGCTATAGTATTATTTGGATCAATTATCTATTTGATGAATCAGATTTGGGAACGATGTTACTCGTGTTTCATTTATTAGTGACCTTTTTAATAATGACTAATTCAAATAATCTTATCAGAATGAGTAAGACAAATTCACCGTGATATAAAAGACGCAATGAAAAAGTGATTGGCGTTATAATTCTCCCGGCATTAATGAGAAAAAAAACCGAGGTCCTACAGTAAGTAGCATATAGCTTTAAGCATAATCGCAATCATTCATAATTCAAGAATTAATGAATTAACCGTAATTCATAGTTCTAATTAGAACCATTCGCATATTAttctgaaattaattaaagatttttattcCTATATCATTTGAGTACATTGTacaataacatatacataccaatttctgttaattaacataaattctATTAACGACACTGTATAAATAGATTGATAATTCCATAATGATCGAACGCTAAatcatttcaataaatttcatcgcggttttccattttttcataatttatccCAATTTTCAGATGAAATTCGCTCTCACAGTTTTGACCATCCTGGTCGCAGCCAGCCATCTTAACGCTTACCAATTGCCAGGCATTGGCACAGGTGCCCTGGCCAAGGAATTGCAGGATTTCGTGGACTTGGTGCCCATCGATAAATTACTGGAGCTCACACAAGTATATCAGGCCAGAGACAAGGAATTCCAATGGATTATGACTTTCTTGCAATCCGATGATATGAAGGCCTTCGTCGACGACGTGGAAGCTTTACCCGAATTCGAAACCCTCATGAACTATTTGCTAAACCAAGGTCTTGACGGTTACACTTTACTGCAGGACATGAAAAAATCCTTGGCAGCGAAAGTCGAAAAAACTAACGTGAATTCTAATCTCAGAATTACCGGAGGAATCGCAGGTTATGTAAAAGATGTTTCAGAGGTCGCATCTGTGTACGACTTGTCGAATCTGTTCGAATACAAGGTCGTGACTTCTAaggttttcaaaaatttcttgCACGAAATTCTATCTCTTCAATACGAGGACCTTTTCACAAGTACCTTCACGAATTCTCATTTCCAAAGAATACTAGCACAGCTTGACTACCTCTATATCGACAGCAATACGTTCCACACGAATTTCCCCACATTTCTTATAGCTAAAGCGTTGAtctataaatatctttaagTATTACAGATAAGAATGCGCGTATAGAACGgtttgtatgtacatatatagttGTCTAAAAAATTGTgacttataatatataaaattatttcatatatatgtttattaattttagaataatatttaataaatgtattaagTTAATTGACATTAGTAAAATAATgctgttttttctttcctgtttttacactttttttattatatttttttttttgtattatttttaacatagaaaatacttgaaattaatggtcaaatattaaatatttgtagaaaaagaagtaatattttataatctacggattaaagttttatttccATGAGAAATTTTGAATAGAAAACTCCTGCTTTTTAAAGTGAGATTGAGCGAAATGAATAATTCGCGTGCTAGAAAAATCTGTGTGGGAATTgtttaaaagttaaaattatttaacttcGCATTATTAATTTTCGTGCTGTTTCCTAACGAACATTACATCATGatcaaaaattgtaaaatggtATCTATGGCTATCAGTCATATCGATATAATCAAAATTACGAAATAGCAGTAGCCAATGTAATTCTGTTCTTATCAGATAATAGAATTGGAATAACGGAAACGAAATCTAAAAACATAGCAGAATGTATAATTATGTTATAGTAAAGAATTTATAACAACTACAAGTCTttcttaatttacaatttttccctAAATTTGTTAACTTCCATTCAGTCGTAACAAGATGTTCccatacaataaaatataaattaaatttctcactatttatagataaatgaaaaatatgaaaaatacaatatacaaatACAGACACTAAAAAATTCCTATATGTCAAATCAATTAATCTGAAAAATTcctaatatatttatagtataataaagatataataagCCTATACAACAAGCTTATATAGTCAAACATCATTTATTGATTGGTGGCGAAGGATAATagcgaattttattattatcaccacttattatttaatatgataATTCTAGCTTAAAATAATGCCTTAATGAGAAAGATCGGTTCATACATGGAAATCATTCGATATTTGGACTTTTCAATTGTATACACcaatcaaatttatataagaaattaatagttcgcttaaaatatattttggagGTATCGTTTGCTTTATCACACATAAACAGTACTTTAAGtgtacgatataaaataataattgaaattaaacattGCGACACAATTGTACTCGATAGATTACGATTACTTCTTCAAGAAATTTATCACTGTTGACATTATCTTGACTCATGGTAAtctgtaatgttatataactaATAGCCTACCTATTTTTTGTAATAGATAAGGAATGTGTGTATGTTTCACGGTTTTTTTATCGATGATTATTGTTTACAAGAAATCTTAGGTATATTACGAGTGTTAAAAAAAACTGTTTTGTAATGTATCCTATTACGTAAAGGATGCAGCTGGTTGAAACTGAGCACCAATTTATTGTTTCCTAAATATCTATTTCCTGAAAAGTTATCCTGGTAAATAGCACTGATGCATCCATATTATTTGTGTGGTTTCATATCACGTTACAATTATGATGACTTTTTACAGTGTAAAAAATCTTGCAACCATTCAGCTAACAAGCTATTTGTAAGCTAGAATATAAGTATACTCCAACGATTTAAAAATAGCGCTTAAAAAAGGTACTTTAAAATCTTAATGAAACCGCCTCTGGCACAAGGGTCCGTCGCAAAATATATTCCTATGCAATAAAGTACCTACAAAGGAAATTTCTTACTATGTTttcatcaaataaataaatataaataaaaagaaattatatgataataagataaactataaacgaaatattcaaatatatctgtatatcatatatttagaCGTTCTTTGCGGAACgtgtaaaaatgtatgaaatatgtaaaagttCATGTATCAAAcatcaaataatttcaaagtatATTAAGTACAACATACAATGTACGCTCATGTGTTATTTACTAGAAAAAATGAgtagatttattaattatgtaattatgtGTTGGTGGATTAGGTGACAATATGATAACGTGAAGAATCCTCGAAATGTAACCATAATCTGTCGAATACAATTGTATCGCAATCATTCattttactatattacgtttcaTTTTAACCATCATCGCGTATCGTGCACATGTTGTGACATAGCTCGTTTGCATGATAAAACATTGACGGTATCTTCGAAATGCGTCTTAAGAAGACTATCACACCAGACAATACGAATTTGATTATTAAGTGAAACGTTTGAAAGTGTCAACATCACGACTCTTCTCGAAATGATGATAGAATCATGCGAAAGGAAAATTACGGAAATGATAGGCAACATGTactatatttcttaattaaaaaatactacaGACTTACACTTGTTACTCTTTAATAATCTATATAGCTCGAGGTATTTGCgtttaaacaattattataagtttatatgaaataatattagacTGGTGCATAGTAAGAACCGTCTTGTCCAATGAAATATTGAACGCATGTTTGcgcagaaaataatatttttgtgattTGCTCATCTGACAGGATGATTAACtatgaatttctattattctCTATTGTTCAGAgataatttattcgttaaaaaattaactaaGTTCCATTGGATAATAATAgtagtttaatttaatagtagATAGAAGGATAAATAATAGTTTTCAAAATTACCTATTATCTTCCTTATTTCGTTCAACGACATATGTGAAAGTAGTTTCGTACAACCACTACATTTAGATTCATGAAATTCCGCTGACTTCGCGAATTTCCAGcgcaaataaaaatgtagtaTCGCAGGTGCATGCTAATTTTCGCAATGGCTCGCCCTGTTAAATTCGcggaataaagaaaatttaaatttcttgtcGTAACCGCTGCACAGCTTAATAAATCTCGTGTCAAAAAGAGGATATCTCAGCCAATAGAAGATTAACCGTCATAATTTGCTTTCGTCTCGTGTGTTCTTTAAGGAACGCGTCAAACGTTAACCTAGCAAAGGGATGTCTATCATCGTACAATGGCCTGGCGAATCTACTCGGCCACTTTGAACAAGgtctttctctcttccgtATCTTAAATGTGCAAACTTTCGTCGTAAGTTTCTGAAGGGTTAAACTTTGCGCAGTTGCAACATTGTTCGCAACTCTAACCTCTTATCCCGTTTTTTACATGTTGTACCAGACTAGTGGATTTACATTAACAAACCTTGTCGATAATTGGTCAAGAATTTTGCGCTTGAAACGAATCATCTCGATAATAATGATTTCTTATTAAATCAACATTAAGAATCAACGTTAATCTTCTGAAAGAGATGAACCCtcaaattataattgttaCCATGGTAGCCGCTGCTTCGGTTGCTTTTTTCGGATTCCTTGCCTATCGGATCAGacttcgatcgaacgatccaGATTTATTAAGCGTACTCCCATTGGAAGACAACAGCTCCCTCGACGAAGATCTCAAAGACATTTTGGCGTTCGTCCCTATAAAAGAAGTACAACGAATCATTGAAAGATACATGGAATACGACCCTCAGATCGGAGATACCGTGAGCTTCGTGAACGACCAGAAGAGATTCATATTGCGCGAGTTCCAGAACATGCCTGAAGCAAACAAATTGATCAGTTTTCTGCGACAGAATGGTTTGGACGTGGATTCCTGGCAAGAGAAGATACGATGCTTTTGGAAGACGTCTCCCAGGTTCATCAAATACGATCCGAGTATGGCAGCCGGAGGCCTGACCGTGATGATCAATAAAATCCTCGAGTCCATGCCTCTGGACGAGCTGCACGAACTGTTGCGACAAAAGGTGAAATACTCGGCGAGCTTCCGCAGATTTCTGTATGCGTTGAGGTCCAAAGACTACCTGGAGTTTTGTAACGCGATTGAGACCAACGATGTGCTACATCATCATTATTTCTGGGCGAAAGAGGGTGGACTAGAGATCACGTTCGCGATCGAACTATTCAATGAGCTGCACGCCTATCTAACGCAGGCATTAGTCGCCTAAGAATTGTCATGAATCATTAATAATCATTATTGAGTAATAAACTGCAGTGAAATGCAAACATAATACATttcagattttttatttttacacattttgttttagtaatgtagaatttagcttgtattttacaaaatatccgCATATATGCACAATTGCGACAGAAacagaattttcaaaatgacgttTAAATGTTATTCATATGATTAGATCATTTAAATGTGAACTTGGTCAATTATAAGTGGATAAGGCACGTGCCCTGTATTTTACCACGATAAAAAGGTATTATCGAATGAGAGAGGGCAGTAGATACACATAGTTTGACAGCTGAAAGATAGCGAATAATCGGTAAAGGGGTTCCTTCTGTTTGATAATATCTCGTTATCGTCACTCAAGTTGATGCTTCGTAATAGATAAGAAAAATGCTTGCGTACACTGCAATACACGTACTGTCTTGACATTTTG
It includes:
- the LOC139998013 gene encoding uncharacterized protein, whose product is MKFAAVLAVLAFASPLNAYVVPRTGNGALAAELQDFADIIPLDDIVALLHEYVNQDSEMQAWFNYLQTNEFRNLVSDLESIPEFRDVLNYEQNAGLDAYYLANKINDFLHLSKLVPPNRVRRAVTGGIRGYLDQVEAMLPMEQIRALFRQKLANSKVFADFIHFLGSPTSQRLVDAVCAKPAFNNLLVKLQGYGVNLKKGRDFMENQLGLHVSCSVYTGARIMKSYHSLRYLDISIYLFEYVPVYIKKPSRQKIHEVLQSSHEATMKVPVVLFTAIFAFATVNSHYLPDFGKGPLHEDIQYFLDLIPMDKVASVVLEYAAEDSEFQELLQYFSTSQFKTMVSEIESLYEFHKFADYLERNGVYIYAELNKLNKIIGIPPFQQFSKTKITGGVKGLFEDVKQLISYDLIIRGYVYKMRTSDAWRDFIAQLKSEDNQKFVDALYENRNYLSFRAMLVKKGIDIVLIEDIIYTVLGIEFPIFEMPKSETFASDELSKDIHDFLNLVDENKIMNIVMSYLEDDEVQRAIEYMYSEAFHDLVRKVEAMPEYQNLVKYMEDSGLDMTKVISKIHKLFGMEDYVPPMELSSMNTLSNLGGLKALFNAVENALPLDKFTAMYNEKMQTSPAFQNFMQRLHSDEFQRIVNTVYQSPIFLEMRQKVINDGVDLVPIRDFIEKVLGIHLPRVNFRATLRAETFASDELSKDIHDFLNLVDENKIMNIVMSYLEDDEVQRAIEYMYSEAFHDLVRKVEAMPEYQDLVKYMEDSGLDMTKVISKIHKLFGMEDYVPPMELSSMNTLSNLGGLKALFNAVENALPLDKFTAMYNEKMQTSPAFQNFMQRLHSNEFQRIVNTVYQSPIFLEMRQKVINDGVDLVPIRDFIEKVLGIHLPRVNFLVFQLLKGIYH
- the LOC139994277 gene encoding protein G12; protein product: MKFALTVLTILVAASHLNAYQLPGIGTGALAKELQDFVDLVPIDKLLELTQVYQARDKEFQWIMTFLQSDDMKAFVDDVEALPEFETLMNYLLNQGLDGYTLLQDMKKSLAAKVEKTNVNSNLRITGGIAGYVKDVSEVASVYDLSNLFEYKVVTSKVFKNFLHEILSLQYEDLFTSTFTNSHFQRILAQLDYLYIDSNTFHTNFPTFLIAKALIYKYL
- the LOC139998020 gene encoding uncharacterized protein; the encoded protein is MNPQIIIVTMVAAASVAFFGFLAYRIRLRSNDPDLLSVLPLEDNSSLDEDLKDILAFVPIKEVQRIIERYMEYDPQIGDTVSFVNDQKRFILREFQNMPEANKLISFLRQNGLDVDSWQEKIRCFWKTSPRFIKYDPSMAAGGLTVMINKILESMPLDELHELLRQKVKYSASFRRFLYALRSKDYLEFCNAIETNDVLHHHYFWAKEGGLEITFAIELFNELHAYLTQALVA